A DNA window from Streptococcus sp. LPB0220 contains the following coding sequences:
- a CDS encoding peptidylprolyl isomerase codes for MKKLIALLLFSGLALTACSSNKTDANSSSSSKEKTEQTATSSSSEKDQKKIEEEQKKLEQLRKDFNDAMTNENAVFPQLSTDVAEDEAEVKITTTEGDITVKLFPKYAPLAVENFLTHAKEGYYNGLLFHRVINNFMIQTGDPKGDGTGGESIWKGKDKSKDSGTGFENEYSPYLYNLRGALAMANSGPNTNGSQFYINQNKDDISSKLPTDRFPAKIIDAYKNGGNPTLDGGNYTVFGQVIDGMDVVDKIASAETDDKDKPKTDIKIEKIEILKDYNFKK; via the coding sequence ATGAAAAAATTAATCGCACTACTATTATTTTCCGGCTTGGCTTTGACAGCTTGTTCGTCCAATAAGACAGACGCTAACTCTTCAAGCTCAAGCAAAGAAAAGACAGAGCAGACAGCAACTTCTAGCTCTAGTGAAAAAGATCAAAAGAAAATTGAAGAAGAACAAAAGAAATTAGAACAACTGCGCAAAGATTTTAACGACGCCATGACCAATGAAAATGCCGTCTTCCCACAACTATCAACTGACGTGGCTGAAGATGAAGCGGAGGTTAAAATCACTACGACTGAAGGCGATATCACTGTGAAGCTCTTCCCTAAATATGCGCCCCTTGCAGTTGAAAACTTCTTGACCCATGCAAAAGAAGGCTACTACAATGGCTTGCTTTTCCACCGTGTTATTAACAACTTTATGATCCAAACTGGGGATCCTAAAGGAGACGGTACGGGTGGCGAATCTATCTGGAAGGGCAAAGACAAATCCAAAGATTCAGGTACTGGTTTTGAGAATGAGTATTCTCCATACCTTTACAACCTTCGTGGAGCCCTTGCCATGGCCAATTCTGGTCCAAATACCAATGGTAGTCAATTCTATATCAACCAAAATAAGGATGATATTTCAAGTAAACTTCCAACTGATCGTTTCCCGGCTAAGATCATCGATGCTTATAAAAATGGTGGAAATCCAACCCTCGATGGTGGTAACTACACTGTATTTGGCCAAGTGATCGATGGCATGGATGTGGTGGATAAAATCGCCTCTGCCGAAACCGATGATAAGGACAAACCAAAAACAGATATCAAGATTGAAAAAATCGAGATATTAAAAGACTACAATTTCAAGAAATAA
- the rsmI gene encoding 16S rRNA (cytidine(1402)-2'-O)-methyltransferase, giving the protein MQIQRSFKGEKKTGVLYLVPTPIGNREDMSYRMVQTLKDVDLIAAEDTRNTGLLLKHFEIATPQTSFHEHNAMEKIPDLIAHLESGKDVAQVSDAGLPSISDPGHDLVKAAIEREIPVVAVPGPSAGITGLIASGLAPQPHIFYGFLPRKEGQQKAFFQEKVAYPETQIFYESPHRVKATLENMLAVYGDRSVVLVRELTKIYEEYTRGSISELVAFLEENPLKGECLLIVEGAKEEELDLEEVDLIQEIDTLVQEGMKKNQAIKQVAKQYGLQKSELYARYHQD; this is encoded by the coding sequence ATGCAGATCCAACGAAGTTTTAAAGGGGAAAAGAAAACTGGGGTGCTTTACCTGGTCCCAACACCGATCGGTAACCGTGAGGATATGAGTTACCGCATGGTCCAGACCTTAAAGGATGTGGACTTGATTGCAGCTGAGGATACTAGAAATACAGGCCTCTTGCTCAAGCATTTTGAGATTGCGACACCCCAGACTAGCTTTCATGAGCATAATGCCATGGAGAAAATTCCAGATTTGATCGCCCATTTAGAATCCGGAAAGGATGTGGCGCAAGTCTCAGATGCAGGACTCCCTAGTATCTCTGACCCTGGTCATGATTTGGTCAAGGCAGCGATTGAACGCGAGATTCCTGTCGTAGCTGTGCCTGGTCCTAGTGCAGGTATAACGGGTTTGATTGCCAGTGGCCTAGCCCCTCAACCTCATATTTTTTATGGATTTCTGCCTCGCAAAGAGGGGCAACAGAAGGCTTTTTTCCAAGAAAAAGTGGCCTATCCTGAGACTCAGATCTTTTATGAGTCGCCCCATCGGGTGAAGGCGACCTTAGAGAATATGTTGGCTGTCTATGGGGATCGTTCGGTCGTCCTGGTTCGTGAATTGACCAAGATCTACGAGGAATATACTCGTGGCAGTATTTCTGAGTTAGTCGCATTTCTTGAAGAAAATCCCCTCAAAGGGGAGTGTCTCTTGATCGTCGAAGGAGCCAAGGAAGAAGAGCTAGACCTAGAAGAGGTCGACTTGATTCAAGAGATCGACACCTTGGTCCAAGAGGGCATGAAGAAAAATCAAGCAATTAAACAGGTCGCCAAACAATATGGCCTGCAAAAGAGTGAGCTCTATGCTCGTTACCATCAAGACTAG
- a CDS encoding GNAT family N-acetyltransferase: MEIRMAYPNEIKRIMEIIQDAKESLAQRQVDQWQDGYPDEEIIFEDILESRGYVAVEDQEVVTYAAVYKGNEAAYNEIYDGKWEHDNYMYVTFHRVAVAKEAAGKGVAQTFLQGLIEGEKGPDFRCDTHPDNLVMQHLLEKLGYHYCGKVPIDGVRLAYQKIKRKAETSLFQVVSEEDRWDQRAEAAYNDSLS, encoded by the coding sequence ATGGAAATTAGAATGGCTTATCCCAACGAGATTAAGCGAATTATGGAAATTATCCAAGATGCCAAGGAAAGCCTGGCTCAAAGACAGGTCGACCAGTGGCAGGATGGCTATCCAGATGAAGAGATCATTTTTGAGGATATTCTAGAAAGTCGTGGCTATGTCGCCGTTGAAGATCAGGAAGTCGTGACCTATGCAGCTGTCTACAAGGGCAACGAAGCGGCTTACAATGAGATTTATGATGGTAAGTGGGAGCATGACAACTATATGTATGTCACTTTTCACCGGGTCGCTGTAGCCAAAGAAGCTGCTGGCAAAGGGGTAGCGCAGACCTTCCTTCAAGGTTTAATCGAAGGGGAAAAAGGGCCAGATTTCCGTTGCGATACGCACCCGGATAATCTGGTGATGCAGCATTTGCTTGAAAAATTGGGCTACCATTATTGTGGAAAGGTCCCTATTGATGGAGTCCGTCTGGCTTATCAAAAGATCAAACGAAAAGCAGAAACTAGTCTATTCCAAGTGGTCTCAGAAGAGGACCGCTGGGACCAAAGAGCAGAAGCGGCCTACAATGACTCTCTATCTTAA
- a CDS encoding multidrug resistance efflux transporter family protein, which produces MKSSHFARALWFGILGALFFAFTFIFNRSMNLAGGSWMWSASLRYLFSLPMMAVLVWQKGELKGVLSAIARAPWTWLLWSTVGFGLFYAPLSMASIYGESWFVAATWQITILAGLLLTPLFGQKIPGKQLGMTLLILLGIVLIQIPYFGRGLGEGVVRASILILIAAFSYPLGNRKMLAHCKEEQLSTTQRVFGMTLMSVPFWLLLAVFAGIDAGLPSGGQMLQSLIVAVFSGVIATMLFFEATNLVKHNHQQLAVVEATQAGEVLFTLFGGCLFLGDQIPTPLGFLGVFIVIVGIVGNSLMTSSE; this is translated from the coding sequence ATGAAATCATCACATTTTGCGAGAGCCCTTTGGTTTGGTATCCTAGGTGCTCTCTTTTTTGCATTTACCTTTATTTTTAATCGAAGCATGAACCTGGCAGGTGGTTCCTGGATGTGGAGTGCTAGTTTGCGTTACCTTTTTAGTTTGCCCATGATGGCTGTATTAGTCTGGCAGAAAGGCGAGTTGAAGGGTGTCTTGTCAGCAATTGCGCGAGCCCCGTGGACTTGGTTACTCTGGAGTACGGTCGGCTTTGGTCTCTTTTATGCGCCCTTATCGATGGCTTCTATCTATGGAGAATCATGGTTTGTGGCTGCGACCTGGCAGATTACGATTTTAGCAGGTCTCCTCTTGACCCCACTTTTTGGCCAAAAGATTCCAGGAAAACAGTTAGGAATGACTTTGCTGATTTTGTTAGGAATCGTATTGATTCAAATTCCATATTTTGGACGAGGTCTCGGAGAAGGTGTTGTGCGAGCTAGTATCTTAATTTTGATCGCGGCTTTTTCCTATCCATTGGGAAATCGCAAGATGCTGGCTCATTGTAAAGAAGAACAATTATCAACGACCCAACGGGTCTTTGGGATGACCTTAATGAGTGTTCCCTTTTGGTTGCTCTTAGCCGTCTTTGCAGGAATAGATGCAGGCTTGCCATCAGGTGGGCAAATGCTCCAATCCTTGATCGTAGCTGTATTTTCAGGAGTTATCGCAACCATGCTCTTTTTCGAAGCAACCAACTTGGTGAAACATAATCATCAGCAGTTAGCTGTTGTTGAAGCTACCCAGGCCGGCGAGGTCCTCTTCACCCTATTTGGAGGCTGTCTCTTTCTGGGAGATCAGATCCCAACCCCACTAGGATTTTTAGGGGTCTTCATTGTGATCGTCGGTATAGTGGGAAATAGTCTGATGACTTCTTCAGAATAG
- a CDS encoding arsenate reductase family protein, which translates to MYTFIEYPKCSTCRKAKSELDGLQCEFQSQNIVTETPTSQELQDWMAASGLPIKSFFNTSGMKYRELGLKDKVDQLTVKEAADLLASDGMLIKRPLLVKDGKVVQVGYRKPYADLGL; encoded by the coding sequence ATGTATACATTTATTGAATACCCAAAATGTTCGACTTGTCGAAAGGCTAAATCAGAATTGGACGGTCTCCAATGTGAGTTTCAAAGCCAAAACATCGTCACAGAAACACCGACTAGCCAAGAATTGCAAGACTGGATGGCAGCTTCTGGCCTACCAATCAAGTCTTTCTTCAATACTAGCGGAATGAAATACCGGGAACTCGGTTTGAAAGATAAGGTGGATCAACTGACAGTGAAAGAAGCGGCGGATCTCCTTGCTTCAGACGGTATGCTGATCAAGCGGCCTTTGCTTGTCAAAGACGGAAAAGTTGTTCAAGTGGGCTACCGAAAACCATACGCAGACTTAGGTTTGTAA
- a CDS encoding methylated-DNA--[protein]-cysteine S-methyltransferase: MTLYLKQFYESPMGLLSIIVSEEGLVELDFYDPKEEATDPYGALEQVHPFHEKVKEWLDHYFAGDPIAISFPLAPQGTAFQERVWQLLREIPYGETKTYGQLAQDLSCGSAQAVGQAVGRNPLTILVPCHRVMGKDGQLTGYASGLDRKRWLLHHEGITWKEK, from the coding sequence ATGACTCTCTATCTTAAACAATTTTATGAAAGCCCTATGGGGCTTCTTTCGATCATTGTCAGTGAAGAAGGCCTTGTTGAGCTTGATTTTTATGATCCGAAAGAGGAGGCGACTGATCCCTATGGGGCGCTGGAGCAGGTCCATCCCTTCCATGAGAAGGTGAAGGAGTGGTTGGACCACTATTTTGCGGGGGATCCAATCGCTATCAGCTTTCCACTAGCACCGCAAGGGACAGCTTTTCAAGAGCGGGTGTGGCAGTTATTGCGAGAGATCCCATATGGTGAGACCAAGACCTATGGCCAGCTGGCCCAGGATCTTTCTTGTGGTTCAGCCCAAGCCGTGGGACAGGCTGTTGGACGCAATCCCTTGACGATCTTAGTCCCTTGCCACCGCGTGATGGGAAAAGATGGACAACTGACGGGCTATGCATCTGGACTCGATCGCAAACGCTGGCTCTTACACCATGAAGGAATTACCTGGAAGGAGAAATAA
- a CDS encoding ABC-F family ATP-binding cassette domain-containing protein yields the protein MSILEVKNLSHGFGDRAIFEDVSFRLLKGEHIGLVGANGEGKSTFMSIVTGKMQPDEGKVEWSKYVTAGYLDQHSVLEEGQTVRDVLRTAFDELFTAEARINDLYMAMAEEGADVDALMEEVGELQERLESRDFYTLDAKIDEVARALGVMDFGMDTDVTSLSGGQRTKVLLAKLLLEKPDILLLDEPTNYLDAEHIDWLKRYLQNYENAFVLISHDIPFLNDVINIVYHVENQQLTRYSGDYYQFLEVYEMKKSQLEAAYERQQKEIADLKDFVARNKARVATRNMAMSRQKKLDKMELIELQSEKPKPSFEFKNARTPGRFIFQAKDLQIGYDRPLTKPLNLTFERNQKVAIIGANGIGKTTLLKSLLGIIPPIAGEVERGDYLELGYFEQEVEGGNRQTPLEAVWNAFPALNQAEVRAALARCGLTTKHIESQIQVLSGGEQAKVRFCLLMNRENNVLVLDEPTNHLDVDAKEELKRALKEYKGSILMVCHEPDFYEGWMDQIWDFNELT from the coding sequence ATGAGTATTTTAGAAGTGAAAAATTTGAGTCACGGTTTTGGGGATCGTGCGATTTTTGAGGATGTGTCCTTCCGTTTGCTAAAGGGAGAGCATATCGGTCTTGTCGGGGCCAATGGTGAGGGAAAATCGACCTTCATGAGCATCGTGACTGGTAAGATGCAACCTGACGAAGGCAAGGTGGAGTGGTCTAAGTATGTGACGGCAGGTTACCTGGATCAGCATTCGGTCTTAGAAGAAGGACAAACGGTTCGCGATGTTTTACGGACCGCTTTTGATGAGTTGTTCACAGCTGAAGCTCGCATCAATGACCTCTATATGGCCATGGCGGAAGAGGGAGCCGATGTCGATGCTCTGATGGAAGAGGTTGGAGAACTCCAAGAGCGTCTAGAAAGTCGTGATTTTTATACCTTGGATGCCAAGATTGATGAAGTGGCGCGTGCTCTTGGCGTCATGGACTTTGGCATGGATACGGATGTGACCTCCTTGTCAGGTGGGCAACGGACCAAGGTCCTCTTGGCCAAATTGCTCCTTGAAAAACCAGATATCCTTCTCTTGGACGAGCCGACCAACTACTTAGATGCAGAGCACATCGATTGGCTCAAACGCTATTTGCAGAATTATGAAAATGCCTTTGTCCTCATTTCCCATGATATTCCTTTCTTGAATGATGTGATCAACATCGTCTACCATGTGGAAAATCAGCAGTTAACCCGCTATTCAGGAGACTACTACCAATTCCTTGAAGTTTATGAAATGAAAAAATCGCAATTGGAAGCGGCTTATGAGCGTCAGCAAAAAGAGATTGCTGATTTGAAAGATTTCGTAGCCCGCAATAAGGCGCGTGTGGCGACACGGAATATGGCCATGTCTCGTCAGAAGAAGCTTGACAAGATGGAACTCATTGAGTTGCAAAGTGAGAAACCAAAGCCATCCTTTGAATTTAAAAATGCCCGGACTCCTGGTCGCTTTATCTTCCAAGCCAAGGATCTTCAGATTGGCTATGACCGTCCGTTGACCAAGCCTTTGAACCTAACCTTTGAACGCAATCAAAAGGTAGCCATTATCGGGGCCAACGGGATCGGGAAAACCACTCTCTTGAAGAGTTTGCTGGGAATCATCCCACCGATTGCTGGAGAAGTAGAGCGGGGAGATTACTTAGAACTTGGTTACTTCGAGCAAGAGGTCGAAGGTGGCAATCGCCAGACACCGCTTGAAGCAGTCTGGAATGCCTTTCCGGCTCTCAACCAAGCAGAAGTTCGTGCCGCCCTTGCCCGCTGTGGCTTGACCACCAAACATATCGAGAGCCAAATCCAGGTGCTATCCGGTGGAGAGCAAGCCAAGGTACGCTTCTGTCTCTTGATGAACCGTGAAAACAATGTCTTGGTACTAGATGAACCTACCAACCACTTGGATGTGGATGCCAAAGAAGAATTGAAACGGGCTCTGAAAGAGTACAAGGGATCGATTCTCATGGTTTGCCACGAGCCAGACTTCTATGAAGGCTGGATGGACCAAATCTGGGACTTTAATGAATTGACGTAA